CTGGCAAGAAGGAGTTTATATTTTAAATATATAACTTTTATAAAATACCAGTGTGGTTTGAGGAAAACACCGATGGAAACCGCCTTTTTCAGCCTACAGGTGCAGAAGTGCCTAACTTTCCTTGTAGTTGCGTTATGCATGTTTTTTAAGTTAGTAAGCTGAGTTATAACCCCATAGCTGGCCTGACAGGCGCGTAGGGAGAGGCTTTTTAGCTTATGGGATAACTTATTGTAAAACAATCTATTATTATGTATACAAGGTTGGGCTAAAAAGCTGGTAGAAATAAATGTCGGGATAATTAGCTAACAACCTGCCTGCTGCGCCGTATAAGGCTGGCAGCTTGGCTAAGCTTATTGCCAGTCGCATTCTTCAATTCTTTTCTTATTTCCACATTGCCATGAAATTCACCACCAGTTTCCTTGCCGCTGCTCTTGCAATTTGTTCAACGGCTGCTTTTGCCCAGACTACGCCTGGCACTACTGGCACCGGCTCTACCTCGGGCACTAGCGGCTCTACCAGCGGCACCATGCAGTCGGGCTCGACCAGCGGCACTATGTCGTCGGGCTCAATGAGCGACGGTAGCATGAGCGGTAGCTCGATGCACAAAGGCAAGCATATGAAGCATAAAAGCATGAAATCGACTAACGGCACCACTACAAAAACCAAAATGTAGTAGTCCGACGGCTGTTTCTGCCGTATAATGAGCCGGTTGGTCGTTGCAGACCAGCCGGCTCTTTTGGTTAATTCATTTTTTCTATATTGACTATGAAAACGTTGTTATTACTATTACTCGGCGTGACTGCGGGCACTGCCCACGCCCAAACAGTACCCTTCGATGCCACAGCCCCCATGCGGGGCGGCGCCCAAAACCAGACTTCGGTGCCGCCCGTGAACCCTGCGCTCAACCAGAGTACTATTCAGGGGCCTTCGCAGGTGCAGCGCACCACCAGCAGCTACGATGCGCAGCCCAGCCGCCAAGCGGTTGGCACGGCACCGGTAGCGGGCACCCCAGAGATGTCGCCTACGTCTGTGCCCGACGTGCGCGAGCAGCCACTCATTCCCCAGCGGCGGTCTACGCAGTCGAGTGATATTGTGCCCAGCCGTGGCGCCAGCTCCAGTACTATCAATCAGCGGCCGCATCCGGCGCCCCAGTCGTCGCCCGCTTCCACGCGGCCCTGACAGAAATGAATACGCTCTACCAGCGCTTGCTAACCGACAAAAGGCCAGGACCTCGAAAGAGAAGCCCCAGCCTTTTGTCGGTTAGCAGGCGCGATTTATTTGGCGGCGTGCGCCAGTAGCTCGTGGCCGTGGCGGCGCAGCGTATCGGCCAGTTTCAGCAGGTTGGCTTTGAGGTCGGGATTGGCGAGGTGGCTGACCTGGCTGGTTTGGTCGCCGAGCATGGTCAGCGAATTGCCGATGGCCGTTGCGCTCAGGCTGCCGCTGGTGAGCAGCGATTGCAGGTTGCCCATTTCGCGGGCAATGTCCTGCAGCTCGGGCTGGCCGCTTTGCAGAAACTGCTGCTGCCAGGTTTCGGTATTATCCATAGCTGAGCCCAGGGGTAAGCTGGTCAGGCCATTCTGCAACCCCGACAGGGTAGCGTGCAGGAGGTCATTCATAAAAAAGAAATTGGGAGAGGGTAAATAAAAGGGTGGGTGGAGACAGAGACCCTTTACGCAGGCCGGGCTTTAACGGCTGGCTGCCTGGCTGCTGTGCGCTCCGAGAAAGTGGGTGGCACGTAGCCTGCTGCCATACGGGGCAGCAGCCCAAGCTCGCGGAGGAGCTGTGCTGCACGCACTGCACTGGCCTCCTTGTCTTTGATTTCAAGCATTATATCCACGTCAAGCCCGTCGAGGTCGGTGAGAAAGCTGCGAAATAGCTCGGGCACCAGCGTATCAGTATGCTTGCCTTTGCGCTCGCCAGGGGCCTGCGAGCTATAGTCCATCATCAGTACGCCGTCGCGGGTGGGGTGCCAGGTAGCGGCGGCCAGGCGCAGGGCCTCGCGCATGGGCTCGCCGTGGTTGAGGCATTCGTGGTGAAAATTGTCGAATAGAATGGGTACGCCCGTCAGGTCGTGCAGGCTCAGGCACTCGCGCAGGCTGTAGAGGCGGTCATCGTTTTCGACTACCAGGCGTGCCTTCACGGCTGCGGGCAGGCGGGTATGGAAAGTGTCGGTCCAGCGGGCCAGGGCCGCGCCTTTGTCGCCGTAGGCGCCGCCGGCGTGAATCTGCAGCTTGGCCGTCGAGTCCAGCTCCATTAAATCGAGCATGGAGCCCTGATAAACCAGTTCGGCAATACTGCGCTGCACAATACCGGGGTCGGGCGAGTTGAGCACCACAAATTGGTCGGGGTGAAACGAGATGCGCAGTCCATGCCGCCGCACGTACTCCCCGATGGCCCGAAACTCGCTTTTAAAGTGCTGCTGCCACGGAAAGGTGTTGATTTCGTGCGAGCCGAATGGGACGATACCCGAGCCAATGCGAAAAAAGAGCAGCCCGTGCGCTACATTCCATTCCAGTATCTGCTGCAGGCAGGCCAGGTTGGCTGCTACAGTCGGCACCAGGCGCTCGGCCGAGTAGGAGGCGAGCCGGAAGGTGCCCGCCGCGCTGCACGGCAGCGTTTCATTTACGCAGGGATAGCCAATTTTCATCTCCTGGGCTTACGCCAAACCGGGGCCGCGCGTTATCAGCAATCAGCCGCTCCGTGCCGCTGGCTACTCATACCCCCGGTTGTCGCGGAAGGCTTTGTTGTATTCGGCTCGCTTCTGCTGGGCTTTTTCGGCGGCTTCGCGGGCTTTTATCTCCTCCATCTTGCGGCGCTCTTTGCCCTGGCGCGAAAACTGGTCGTAGAGCCAGTCTACGTTCGAGCCGCTGATGGTTGGGGCTTCGGGGCGCGGGGCGGTAGAGTCGACAGGAAACAGCGGCTTGGGCTTGGGCGCGCGCTTGGGCACTTTTACCACGGGCGGACTGGGGCGCTTCATATTGCGCAGGGCCCGGTTGATGATAGCCCGGTCGGGGCGGTCGGCGGTGATACGCACTTCGCCGAGCTGAATAGAGTCGCGCACCAGCTTTACCTGCACTACCAGCTGCGAGAGCGTGGTGTTGCCCAGCACCAGGCGGTGCGGCTTGTAGCCTATTGCCCGAAAAAGCAGGGTGTCGGACGAGAGCGCAGTCAGAAAAAAATCGCCCTGCGCATCGGCCACCACGCCGCGGTGCGTGCGCTGCACCTGCACGGTAGCCCCCGGAATAGGCTGTTTAGTCGAGCCCGCCGATACGGTGCCGCTGACGCGTACGGTAGGCAGCGGGCTGCCGGCCTGCGCCCACCCGCTGGTAGCTGAAAGGGCAGCACCAAGCACCAGGCTGATAGTCAAGAGCCTGCGCTTAAACAATAGAAGGACTGCCAGCAAAAACACGAATTCTTTAACGCAACTTTCTTGCAAAGCTGCCACCAAATGAGGCAAAAAAAACCCGCGTCGTTGCAGACGCGGGTTTTTTAGGGTCAGATAAGCAGTTTTCACCGCTCTACTGGCTACATCTTGGCTTTATTGCCCTCGGCATCTTTCACCTTCACTTTGCCGTTGTCTTTCACTTTCACTTTCGAGCCATCGGTCATCTTCGATTTGCCTTTTGCTACCATAGGGCCGGTGGCATCAGGGGCTTCTTCGGTGGTCGTGTTGGTCGTAGTAGTGGTCGACGTAGACGACGAAGGCATCGCCGCGCTGCTATCGGCCGAGGGCGTCGTGCTGCTGGAGGCCGCAGCCGACTGGTCGGTCGTGTCGAGGTTGTTTGACTCATCGTAAGTCGAGCGGTCCGACTCGTAGGCCTGGTACTGGGCCGGCACTACCAGAATGGTGCGGAATTCGGCGTCGGTATCCTTGTAGTACTGGCGGCGGGCGGCACCCAGGCCAGCCGTGTCGGCTTTGTACTTGGCCATCAGCGCGTCATAACGCTTCGAGCGGTTGTAGAACGCCTGCTGCAGCTTCTCCTTCGTAGCGGCATCGCTGATTTTCATGCGCGAAGCAAATTTGTCGGCCATGCGCGCGCCCCGCGTTTTGTATACAACATCGGAGGTAGTTGTGGTGGTCTTGGTAGCCGTCGAGTCGCCGGGCGCGGTAGTGGTCGTCGTGGCGGTATCAGTAGTTTTTTCCTGCGAGCAGGAGGCCAGGGAGATGGCCGTGGCGCTGGCTAGCAGCAACAGAACGTTTTTCATGGGAAAGGATTTTAAGAGCATAGGTGCTTGGGTGGGCGCTTTAACGCAGTCCGGGGCGGTGGGGTTGCCAGTAGGCCCTGTTTATCAGCGCCTACCGGCAGCTAGGCCCGGCGCAGCTCGAGCAGGGTTATCTCGGGCAGAAAGCCTACCCGACCGGGAAAGCCCAGGTAGCCCAGGCCCACATTGACGTAGAGCTTTTGCCGACCCTGCTCATAAAGGCCCACCCACTGCGGGTAAGAATACTGCACCGGGCTCCATTTAAAGCCCGGCAGATTTACCCCAAACTGCATACCGTGGGTGTGGCCGCTGAGGGTGAGGTCAATATCGGGGTAGCCTAATACCTGGGCTTCCCAGTGCGAGGGGTCGTGCGAGAGCAGCAGCTTAAACGGCGCCTGGCCGCTGGCCGCGTGTGCCTGGGCTAGGTTGCCATGCTTGGGAAAATTGGGGTGGGAGCTCCAGTTTTGTACGCCCAGCACCGCCAGCTCATCTGCCCCGCGCCGAATAGTGTGGCTTTCATCGAGCAGCAGGCGCCAGCCGATTTTGGCGTGGTAGCCGGCCAGCTGCTGTAAGTTTTGGCGCTTGGCTTCGGCGCTGGGCCAGGCCACGTAGTCGCCATAGTCGTGGTTGCCCAGAATGGAAAAGATAGGCAGGTCCGATTTAATGCCTGCCAGCGCCTCAATATGCGGCAGCACTTCTTCCGAGCGGTCGTTCACGAGGTCGCCGGTCATTACAACCAAGTCGGCGTGCTGGGCATTGATGAGGCGCACGGCCCGGCGCATCGGCTCGGTATTGCCATTAAAAGAGCCGGTGTGCAAGTCGGAGATTTGCAGAATTTTAAACCCATCGAACGACGCCGGCAGGTTGGGATAGCGCAGCACCACGCGGCGCACCTGATAGTCGGTTTTACCCTTCACCATGCCCCAGATAAGTGCCAGCAGCGGTATGGCCCCGAGACCCAGCGCCAGCCGGCTGATAAACTGGCTGCGCGTGAGCGGCGTTGCGCCAGGGTCGCCAGGCGTGGCTTCGCCAAAGCCGCGCGCGGCCCAGCGGCCCAGCCGGGTCAGGTCTTCGAGCAGCAGCGGAAAAATGACAACCAGCTTGGCCGCCAGCAGCAGGAGCGGCGCAGCCAGCAGGTAGCTTTTAACGGCCACAGCCCCATCGTGGCGGGTAGCCGCTGCCCAGAAGCACAGCGCCCACAGCCCCAAGGTAAGCGCCCAATAGCTGATGGCGAAGCCGCGCCGGCCTGCGGCCGTGGCCGGCGCGAAAGCCGTGCGCACGGCCACGTAGCCATAAGCTTCAGCTACGAGGATGAGGAAAAATAGTGCCCAGAAAACAAGTCGATTTTGCATATAGAAAGGCCAAACGGCCGGCCGCTATTTTGGTTGAGGCGAAAGCGGCCACCGGCCGGATTGACGCACGGCCCGGAAATTTATTTTACTTTGCGCTTATAGCGCCATTTTACTATGCTTCCAACTGCTTCCTCTGCGGCCGATGAGCCCGACGACCTGCTTGCCCCCGCGCCCTATGTGCCGCCCACCAGCTTCGGCATTAAAAGCTGGGCTGAGGAAGACCGGCCCCGCGAAAAAATGGTGCAGAAAGGGCGTGCCGCGCTCTCCGATGCCGAGCTGCTGGCCATCCTGCTTGGCTCCGGCACCACCAAGCTCACGGCTGTTGATGTAGGGATGCTGATGCTGCAGGCAGTTGATAATGATTTAAATGAGTTGGCGCGCCTCAGCATCAAGCAGCTATGCCGCCACCCCGGCGTGGGGCCGGCCAAAGCCATTACAGTAGTGGCCGCACTGGAGCTGGGCCGCCGCCGCAAGGAGCAGGGCGCGGGCCGCCGCACCACCATCAGCAGCTCACGCGATATCTACCAGCTGGTGCGGCCTGGCTTGCAGGACCTGCCGCACGAGGAGTTTTGGGTAATTCTGCTCAACCGGGCCAATGTGGTGATGCGCCAGGAAAAAATCAGCAGCGGCGGCGTGGCCGGTACCGTGGCCGACCCCAAGCTGATTTTCAAGCAGGCACTCGAAAACCTGGCCAGCAGCATTATCCTAGTGCATAACCACCCCAGCGGCAACCGCAACCCCAGCGCCGCCGATATTTCGCTGACCAAAAAGCTCAGGGAAGCCGGCAATTTTCTCGATTTGCCCATTCTCGACCACCTTATTTATACCGATAATGGCTACTACAGCTTCGCCGATGAAGGCATGCTGTAGGAGAAGAGGAGCGCGGAACTCCGCTTTTTCGGTCGGACTTTTGCCGGCAGGCTTCCCGGTGGGAGGATTGGCTAAATTATGCTGCTCATGCGCAAGATTCCGCTTCTGGCCGGCCTGCTGGCTGCTATCGGCTTGTTAATATATAACTTTTCGGATACCGAGCCGGCCTCTAAAACGGATGCCGGCTACGCTGCCCAGCTGCGCCAGGCGCGGCAGCAAAAGGACAACGCCTTTCGCACGGCCCCTACTTCCCCCATTCCGCCGGCCCGGCGGGCGGCATTCGGGGGCCTGCGCTACTTCAGGCCCGATGCGGCCTACCGCGTAACGGCCCGCCTCAGCCGGTCGGCCGGGCTGGTACCGCTGCCGCTGGCCCTCACCGGCGGCTCGGCCGATGCCTACACCCGCTGGGGCACCGCCGGGTTTGAGCTGAACGGCCAGCCCCAGAAGCTAGTACTGCTGCAAAAGCAGGGCGACAGCCAGGAGCTGTTCGTGCCCTTCACCGACCCCACCAATGGCCGCCAGACCTACGCCGGCGGCCGCTACCTCGACCTGCCGCTGCCCGCGCCCGAGGCTAGCGAAATCGTACTCGACTTCAACGCCGCGTACAGCCCGTTTTGTGCCTACAACCACGACTACAGCTGCCCCCGGCCGCCCGCCGATAACCGCCTGACGGTGCCCGTGCTGGCCGGCGAGCAGCTGGTGCCGCAGTAGCGCGCCTGGCGCTTTGCTGGTTAGCCTGGAAATTTACGGGATTATAGAAATAAACAGCCTACTTGTCGGCGGCCAGTAACTTTGTAGCCTGCGTGCGGCCGCTTCAGGGCCGGCGCTTTCCCGCATGACTATCTCCTTCGACTGGCTTAAAACCTTATTCCCCACTTCGTTGCCCGCGGCCGAAGTAGGCGCTTTGCTCACCGGCTCGGGCCTCGAAGTCGAGAGCCTGCACGAGCTGGAAAGCATTCCGGGCGGCCTGCGCGGCGTGGTGCTGGGCACCGTGCTCACCTGCGAGCGCCACCCCGACGCCGATAAGCTCAGCCTTACGACCGTAAGCGTGGGCGACGAAACGCCCCGTCAGATTGTGTGTGGAGCCCCCAACGTGGCAGCCGGGCAGCGCGTAGTCGTGGCGCTGGAAGGTGCCATGCTGCATCCCAGCCAGGGCGAGCCATTCAAAATTAAAAAGTCGAAAATCCGCGGGGCAGCTTCCGAGGGCATGCTTTGTGCCGAAGACGAAATCGGCCTGGGGCAGTCGCACGCCGGCATCCTGGTGCTCGATACCGACCTGCCAGATGGCACGCCGGCCGCCACGTATTTCGGCCTCGGCTCCGATACCGTGTTTGAAATTGGTCTCACGCCCAACCGGGCCGACGCGGCTTCGCACTACGGGGTGGCCCGCGAGCTGCGCGCCCTGCTGGGCCAGCCCGCGCACCTGCCCGACGTGAGCGCCTTCGCGGCTCCCGCCACCGGCGAGAATATCGGTGTTACGCTTGAGGACGACCAGGCCTGCCCGCGCTACGCCGGCCTGCTGCTCGATAACGTGCAGGTAGGCCCCTCGCCCGAGTGGCTCCAGCACCGGCTACGCAGCATTGGCCTCTCGCCGATTAATAACGTGGTGGATGTCACCAATTTCGTGCTCCACGAGCTGGGCCAGCCCCTGCACGCCTTTGATGCCGACCAGCTTGCCGGCGGCCAGATTCGCGTGAAGCGCGCCGAAGCGGGCGAGAAGTTTATAACCCTCGACGGCGTTGAGCGCAGCCTGCAGGCCGATGACCTCGTCATCGCCAATGCCCAGGGTACCCCGATGGCCCTGGCCGGCGTGTTTGGGGGCAAAACCTCGGGTGTGAGTGCCGGTACCACCCGCGTATTTCTGGAAAGTGCCTATTTCGCGCCGGCCGTGGTGCGCCGCACCAGCCAGACGCACGGCCTCAAAACCGATGCGTCGTTCCGCTACGAGCGCGGTACCGACCCCTACATGGTGCCCACGGCCCTGCGCCGCGCTGCGCTGCTGCTGCAAGAGGTAGCCGGCGCCAGGGTTGCCGCGCCGGTGGTCGACGAGTTTCCGCACGCCATCCCCAACAGCCAGGTGCGTTTGCGCCTCGACCGCGTAGCCCGGCTTATCGGCCAGGAAATAGGGCCGGAGCGCATCCGGGAAATCCTGACCGGGCTGGGTATTAAAATTGAGCAGGAAATTTCGACCCACGGCCAGGCGCCAACCTGGCTGCTTGCCGTACCGCCTTATAAGGTGGACGTGACCCGCGAAGCCGACGTAATCGAGGAAATACTGCGCATCTACGGCTTCAACAACGTGGCGCTGCGGCCCCACAACGCAGCCTCGTTCCTCTCGCCCTTCCCTAACCCCGACCCCGAGGTGGTGCGCCAGAAAGTAGCCAGCCTGCTTAGCGGCCAGGGCTTTTCAGAAATCATTACCAACTCGCTCACCAACGCGCAGTACTTCGAGCAGGCCACCGCGCCCGATGAGGCGCTGGTGCGGATTCTGAACTACAACAGCCAGGACCTGAACGTGATGCGGCCCACGCTGCTGCACTCGGGCCTCGAAGTGGTGCGCCACAACCTCAACCGCCGGCAGCGCGACCTCAAGCTCTATGAGTTTGGCAAAACCTACCAGCGCACGGCCGCTGGCAAATATGCAGAAAAAACTATATTAGGCCTGTGGCTGACCGGCGCGGCTTCGGCCGAAACCTGGCAGCACCCGACCCGGAAGACTACCTTTCACGATGCGGCCGGGGCCGTGCAGCAGGTACTGGCGGCGCTGGGCCACGCGCAGGCCACACCGCAGCCTACTCCGCATGCCTACCTGGCCGGGGGCCTCACGCTGCTGGCGCAAAACCAGCCGGTAGGCAGCGTCGGGGCCGTATCGCCGGCCGTGCTCAAGCGCCTCGACGTAAGCCAGCCCGTGTGGTACGCCGAGCTGGACTGGGATTGGCTGCTCAAAAAGTACAAGGCGAGCCTCACCGCCCGCGAGCTGCCCCGGTTTCCGGAGGTGCGCCGCGACTTGTCGCTGGTAGTCGACCAGGGCGTGACGTTCGAGCAGCTGCGCACCATTGCTCAGCGCACCGAGAAGAAGCTGCTGCAAGACCTCAACGTATTTGATGTGTACGAAGGCCCCAACCTGGGCGCGGGCAAAAAATCATACTCGGTGAGCTTTACCCTGCTCGACCCCACCCAGACGCTGACCGAGCAGGCTATCGACCAGACCATGCAGCGCCTTATTCAGCAGT
The sequence above is drawn from the Hymenobacter baengnokdamensis genome and encodes:
- the uvsE gene encoding UV DNA damage repair endonuclease UvsE — encoded protein: MKIGYPCVNETLPCSAAGTFRLASYSAERLVPTVAANLACLQQILEWNVAHGLLFFRIGSGIVPFGSHEINTFPWQQHFKSEFRAIGEYVRRHGLRISFHPDQFVVLNSPDPGIVQRSIAELVYQGSMLDLMELDSTAKLQIHAGGAYGDKGAALARWTDTFHTRLPAAVKARLVVENDDRLYSLRECLSLHDLTGVPILFDNFHHECLNHGEPMREALRLAAATWHPTRDGVLMMDYSSQAPGERKGKHTDTLVPELFRSFLTDLDGLDVDIMLEIKDKEASAVRAAQLLRELGLLPRMAAGYVPPTFSERTAARQPAVKARPA
- a CDS encoding carboxypeptidase-like regulatory domain-containing protein produces the protein MTISLVLGAALSATSGWAQAGSPLPTVRVSGTVSAGSTKQPIPGATVQVQRTHRGVVADAQGDFFLTALSSDTLLFRAIGYKPHRLVLGNTTLSQLVVQVKLVRDSIQLGEVRITADRPDRAIINRALRNMKRPSPPVVKVPKRAPKPKPLFPVDSTAPRPEAPTISGSNVDWLYDQFSRQGKERRKMEEIKAREAAEKAQQKRAEYNKAFRDNRGYE
- a CDS encoding metallophosphoesterase, translating into MQNRLVFWALFFLILVAEAYGYVAVRTAFAPATAAGRRGFAISYWALTLGLWALCFWAAATRHDGAVAVKSYLLAAPLLLLAAKLVVIFPLLLEDLTRLGRWAARGFGEATPGDPGATPLTRSQFISRLALGLGAIPLLALIWGMVKGKTDYQVRRVVLRYPNLPASFDGFKILQISDLHTGSFNGNTEPMRRAVRLINAQHADLVVMTGDLVNDRSEEVLPHIEALAGIKSDLPIFSILGNHDYGDYVAWPSAEAKRQNLQQLAGYHAKIGWRLLLDESHTIRRGADELAVLGVQNWSSHPNFPKHGNLAQAHAASGQAPFKLLLSHDPSHWEAQVLGYPDIDLTLSGHTHGMQFGVNLPGFKWSPVQYSYPQWVGLYEQGRQKLYVNVGLGYLGFPGRVGFLPEITLLELRRA
- the radC gene encoding RadC family protein, with amino-acid sequence MLPTASSAADEPDDLLAPAPYVPPTSFGIKSWAEEDRPREKMVQKGRAALSDAELLAILLGSGTTKLTAVDVGMLMLQAVDNDLNELARLSIKQLCRHPGVGPAKAITVVAALELGRRRKEQGAGRRTTISSSRDIYQLVRPGLQDLPHEEFWVILLNRANVVMRQEKISSGGVAGTVADPKLIFKQALENLASSIILVHNHPSGNRNPSAADISLTKKLREAGNFLDLPILDHLIYTDNGYYSFADEGML
- a CDS encoding DUF1684 domain-containing protein; this translates as MLLMRKIPLLAGLLAAIGLLIYNFSDTEPASKTDAGYAAQLRQARQQKDNAFRTAPTSPIPPARRAAFGGLRYFRPDAAYRVTARLSRSAGLVPLPLALTGGSADAYTRWGTAGFELNGQPQKLVLLQKQGDSQELFVPFTDPTNGRQTYAGGRYLDLPLPAPEASEIVLDFNAAYSPFCAYNHDYSCPRPPADNRLTVPVLAGEQLVPQ
- the pheT gene encoding phenylalanine--tRNA ligase subunit beta, whose protein sequence is MTISFDWLKTLFPTSLPAAEVGALLTGSGLEVESLHELESIPGGLRGVVLGTVLTCERHPDADKLSLTTVSVGDETPRQIVCGAPNVAAGQRVVVALEGAMLHPSQGEPFKIKKSKIRGAASEGMLCAEDEIGLGQSHAGILVLDTDLPDGTPAATYFGLGSDTVFEIGLTPNRADAASHYGVARELRALLGQPAHLPDVSAFAAPATGENIGVTLEDDQACPRYAGLLLDNVQVGPSPEWLQHRLRSIGLSPINNVVDVTNFVLHELGQPLHAFDADQLAGGQIRVKRAEAGEKFITLDGVERSLQADDLVIANAQGTPMALAGVFGGKTSGVSAGTTRVFLESAYFAPAVVRRTSQTHGLKTDASFRYERGTDPYMVPTALRRAALLLQEVAGARVAAPVVDEFPHAIPNSQVRLRLDRVARLIGQEIGPERIREILTGLGIKIEQEISTHGQAPTWLLAVPPYKVDVTREADVIEEILRIYGFNNVALRPHNAASFLSPFPNPDPEVVRQKVASLLSGQGFSEIITNSLTNAQYFEQATAPDEALVRILNYNSQDLNVMRPTLLHSGLEVVRHNLNRRQRDLKLYEFGKTYQRTAAGKYAEKTILGLWLTGAASAETWQHPTRKTTFHDAAGAVQQVLAALGHAQATPQPTPHAYLAGGLTLLAQNQPVGSVGAVSPAVLKRLDVSQPVWYAELDWDWLLKKYKASLTARELPRFPEVRRDLSLVVDQGVTFEQLRTIAQRTEKKLLQDLNVFDVYEGPNLGAGKKSYSVSFTLLDPTQTLTEQAIDQTMQRLIQQFEKQAGALIRK